Genomic DNA from Clostridia bacterium:
TAGCTACGTTTTGTCTGGAGCATTGTTCAGAAGGTGTAAGCGTTAGGGTGAATGATAGGATATTGACAGGAGTCAATCTTGGCAATATAGAAGAAGTCTTCAGGACCCAGATGCTCCCGCTAATCAACGGTTCCGAAAGAAGGCGGTAAACCCATGGTTACGATTGTTATTTGTGTCGGCAGCTCCTGCTTTCAGCGGGGATCTAATGAAGTTATCGATACCTTTAAACAGTTAATTGCAGAACACGGCCTGACTGGAAAGGTAATTCTAAAAGGAAGTTTCTGCATGGAACATTGTACCTCAGGGGTGACAGTTAAGATTGGAGAAGAGGTTTTTACCGAGGTCTACAAGAATGATGTTCCGACCATCTTTTCCGAATATGTCTTAAACAAACTTTCCTCTGGGGGGGGCTAGATTGACGTGGCCGGAAGAATTATTAGTACCATTCCTGCCAAGTGCCGTGACTGCTACAAGTGCCTGCGGTCTTGTCCGGTTAAAGCCATCCAAGTCAAACGGCAAGAGAGTGGTGGCGAACTCTATGCGCAGGTGATGGACGAGCGCTGTATAGTCTGCGGTCGTTGTGTCCAGGTGTGCCCCCAAAAAGCCAAACGGGTCACCACCGACGTAGAGAAGGTCAGAAGCCTTCTCCAGGGGGGGCTAAAAGTAGTTGCAAGCGTTGCCCCCTCCTTTGCGGGGGCACTGCCCGTGGATGTTGCTGGTTTACTTCCGGCTGCGTTGCGGCGCTTAGGGTTTTCTATAGTTCAAGAAACTGCTTTAGGAGCAGAAATGGTAGGGGCGGCTCATCGTACTTTGGAAACGGCTACAAATGGTAGATTCGAACGGCCCTTGCTGTCTACCTCGTGTCCGGCAATAGTCAATTTGGTGGAGAAACATTTTCCCCACTTATTACCCCACTTGGCCCCCGTTGTATCCCCTATGGTGGCGCATGCCCGGTACTTGAGACAGCAGTACCCTGAGGCCCAGATAGTCTTTGTTGGCCCCTGCTTTGCCAAGAAAGAGGAAGTATTGCAAATAAATGAAGATGAGCCCGGACTCATTGCTGCTGCTCTAACCTTTCAAGAGATTTGGGAATGGTGGCAGGAAACCCAGAGCACAAGCATGACCAGTCTTGTTCCTGAGCCTTTTGACCCGCCGTTTCCCCGCCGCGCCCAATTGTTTCCTATTGAAGGAGGGTTATTGTATACAGCCGAGATGACCACTGGGCCAATGGCCTCAGATGCTATAGTGATCACCGGCGTTGATCATTGCGTTGATTTCCTGACCAGGTTTGATGAATACGCAGGCCGACCGGAAAGCCCGCGGCTCATTGAAATGTTGTCTTGTTCAACTGGTTGTATCGCTGGACCAGGGGCAGTGTCGGAAGAAGATCCCTTTTTGCGCCGAAACCGCGTCA
This window encodes:
- a CDS encoding (2Fe-2S) ferredoxin domain-containing protein, giving the protein MVTIVICVGSSCFQRGSNEVIDTFKQLIAEHGLTGKVILKGSFCMEHCTSGVTVKIGEEVFTEVYKNDVPTIFSEYVLNKLSSGGG
- a CDS encoding 4Fe-4S binding protein produces the protein MAGRIISTIPAKCRDCYKCLRSCPVKAIQVKRQESGGELYAQVMDERCIVCGRCVQVCPQKAKRVTTDVEKVRSLLQGGLKVVASVAPSFAGALPVDVAGLLPAALRRLGFSIVQETALGAEMVGAAHRTLETATNGRFERPLLSTSCPAIVNLVEKHFPHLLPHLAPVVSPMVAHARYLRQQYPEAQIVFVGPCFAKKEEVLQINEDEPGLIAAALTFQEIWEWWQETQSTSMTSLVPEPFDPPFPRRAQLFPIEGGLLYTAEMTTGPMASDAIVITGVDHCVDFLTRFDEYAGRPESPRLIEMLSCSTGCIAGPGAVSEEDPFLRRNRV